A genomic window from Candidatus Nealsonbacteria bacterium includes:
- the mltG gene encoding endolytic transglycosylase MltG: MKKKIIILIAIFGVLLLFVSLWVYSSVYIATGINSQEIIFTIPHGESWRVISRRLEESGIIKNSLFFNLYLFVSGDYGSLQAGTYLIGPKLTIPDIVKKISSGDVHQRRITIIEGWKITDMAKYLSELGIADKKLFLELANSPHLFKEKYSFITEDLDNLSLEGYLFPDTYLIPYGSTEREIIEMMLSNFDKKITAELRSAIASQNKSIFDIIIMASLIEKEVRTYEDMRKVSGLLWRRLEIGMPLQVDATIAFITGKNTTRISIQETRIDSPYNTYLHRGLPIAPISNPGINSIKAAIYPDPNEYLFYLSKPDGETVFSRNLEEHNIAKNKYLR, translated from the coding sequence ATGAAGAAAAAAATAATCATTTTAATAGCTATATTTGGGGTGTTGTTATTGTTTGTGTCTCTTTGGGTTTATTCATCTGTCTATATAGCAACAGGAATTAATTCTCAAGAAATAATCTTTACCATTCCCCACGGAGAAAGCTGGAGAGTTATTAGTAGGAGATTAGAGGAAAGCGGAATTATCAAGAATTCATTATTTTTTAATCTTTATCTCTTTGTTTCTGGTGATTATGGTAGCCTTCAAGCTGGTACATATCTAATAGGGCCAAAATTAACCATACCGGATATTGTCAAAAAGATTTCTTCGGGCGATGTTCATCAGAGAAGAATAACCATAATTGAAGGATGGAAGATAACAGATATGGCCAAATATCTAAGCGAACTTGGCATTGCCGATAAAAAATTATTTCTTGAATTAGCGAATTCACCTCATCTTTTCAAAGAGAAGTACTCTTTTATAACCGAAGATCTAGATAATTTATCTTTAGAAGGATATCTTTTCCCTGACACTTATTTGATTCCTTACGGATCCACTGAAAGAGAGATAATAGAAATGATGTTATCTAATTTTGACAAAAAGATAACCGCCGAATTAAGGTCAGCAATAGCTAGTCAAAATAAGTCAATATTTGATATTATTATTATGGCTTCCCTTATTGAAAAAGAGGTAAGGACTTATGAGGATATGCGGAAAGTTTCTGGATTGCTTTGGAGAAGGCTAGAAATCGGAATGCCTTTACAGGTTGATGCGACAATTGCTTTTATTACCGGCAAGAATACAACAAGGATATCAATTCAAGAAACTAGAATTGATTCTCCATATAACACTTATCTTCATAGAGGACTTCCCATCGCTCCAATATCTAATCCTGGTATTAATAGTATAAAGGCAGCCATTTACCCAGATCCAAATGAATACCTTTTTTATCTTTCAAAACCAGACGGAGAAACGGTTTTTAGCAGAAACTTAGAAGAGCACAATATTGCTAAAAATAAATATTTAAGATGA
- a CDS encoding DJ-1/PfpI family protein, protein MKIVFVISFQDFRDEEYFVPKEILKSKGFRIMTVSSETGKAIGADGGEVTINKKIKDLNIEKIDALVFVGGPGCLKHLDNEDSYQLIQEAHSKNKLIAAICISPVILAKAGVLEGKKATVWSKPLDKSAIDILEENGAIFEDSGVVLDDNIITSKGPDFAKDFGLKIFEALT, encoded by the coding sequence ATGAAAATAGTTTTTGTTATTTCTTTTCAAGACTTTAGAGACGAAGAATATTTTGTTCCAAAAGAAATATTAAAATCAAAAGGATTTAGAATAATGACCGTAAGCAGTGAGACTGGTAAAGCTATAGGTGCTGATGGGGGAGAAGTAACTATAAATAAAAAGATTAAAGATCTTAATATTGAAAAGATTGATGCATTAGTTTTTGTTGGTGGTCCAGGATGTTTAAAGCATTTAGATAATGAAGATTCTTATCAATTAATTCAGGAAGCTCATTCTAAGAACAAATTAATAGCAGCAATATGTATTAGCCCTGTTATTTTGGCCAAAGCAGGGGTCTTAGAGGGTAAGAAGGCGACTGTTTGGTCAAAGCCATTAGATAAGAGTGCTATTGATATATTGGAGGAAAACGGAGCTATATTTGAAGATAGCGGTGTTGTTCTAGACGATAATATTATTACTTCTAAAGGTCCTGATTTTGCTAAAGATTTTGGCTTGAAAATATTTGAGGCATTGACATAA
- the rplL gene encoding 50S ribosomal protein L7/L12 yields the protein MTEEKKDEKKVEVPAKFEKIVGEIEKMSVLDLSELVKVLEEKFGVSASAPMVAAVAAPAVDGGAEAEEKSEYDVVLKGIGEKKIEVIKVVRDLTGKGLKEAKDLVDEAVSAPQVIAEAVKKEDAEEMKKKFEAAGAQIELK from the coding sequence ATGACAGAAGAAAAAAAAGATGAAAAGAAAGTTGAAGTTCCCGCTAAGTTTGAAAAAATAGTTGGGGAGATTGAAAAGATGTCAGTTCTTGATCTTTCTGAGCTAGTAAAAGTGTTAGAAGAAAAGTTTGGTGTATCAGCATCTGCTCCAATGGTTGCTGCAGTAGCTGCTCCAGCCGTAGATGGTGGTGCTGAAGCTGAAGAAAAGAGTGAGTATGATGTTGTTCTAAAGGGAATTGGAGAAAAGAAAATTGAAGTTATTAAAGTAGTAAGAGACCTTACCGGAAAGGGACTAAAAGAAGCGAAAGACCTTGTTGACGAAGCAGTAAGTGCTCCTCAAGTTATCGCAGAAGCAGTTAAGAAAGAAGATGCTGAAGAGATGAAGAAGAAATTTGAAGCTGCTGGTGCTCAAATAGAATTAAAATAG
- the rplJ gene encoding 50S ribosomal protein L10: MPLTKKRKEEIIKDLEEKIDRQKAAVFINFKGLKAGDFVGLRSELKSKDSNITVAKKSLANIAFKNKGIEIDLSNIKDELGIVFGFVDEIIPAKVIHNLSNSKPEIKIIGGIIEKELRTGEDMVALAKLPSREEILVRVVRGIQAPVSGFVNVLQGNIRGLVYALGAIRDNK, from the coding sequence ATGCCTTTAACCAAAAAAAGAAAAGAGGAGATCATAAAAGATTTAGAGGAGAAGATAGATAGGCAAAAAGCAGCGGTCTTTATTAACTTTAAAGGGCTTAAAGCAGGCGATTTCGTGGGACTTAGATCCGAGTTAAAAAGTAAAGACTCAAATATTACAGTCGCGAAGAAGAGCTTAGCTAATATAGCTTTTAAGAATAAGGGGATAGAGATTGATTTGAGTAATATCAAAGATGAGCTTGGAATTGTTTTTGGGTTTGTTGATGAAATTATTCCAGCTAAAGTTATTCACAATCTTTCCAATTCAAAGCCGGAGATTAAGATTATTGGTGGAATAATAGAGAAAGAGTTAAGGACAGGGGAGGATATGGTAGCACTTGCTAAGTTACCATCAAGAGAAGAAATCCTTGTAAGAGTTGTTAGAGGAATTCAAGCACCAGTATCGGGGTTTGTTAATGTCCTTCAAGGAAACATCAGAGGTTTAGTTTACGCACTTGGTGCAATAAGAGATAATAAATAA